The genomic stretch CGCCGGGGGTGTCGACCGGCACCAGAATCATCGAGTGCTGGGCGTGGCGCGGGGCGTCGGGGTTGCTCAGGCCCATGAAGATCAGGATCTTGCAGCGCGGATCGCAGGCGCCGGAGGTCCACCATTTCTTGCCGTTGATCACCCACTCATCGCCATCACGCACGGCACGAGCAGCCATGTTGGTGGCGTCGGAGGACGCGACGTCCGGTTCGGTCATGGCAAACGCCGAGCGAATCTCGCCACGCAGCAGCGGTTCGAGCCAGCGCTGTTTCTGTTCTTCGTTGGCGTAACGCACCAGCACTTCCATGTTGCCGGTGTCCGGTGCCGAGCAGTTGAACGGCTCGGGACCGAGCAGCGAGCGGCCCATGATTTCCGCCAAGGGCGCGTATTCGAGGTTGGTCAGGCCGGCGCCGAGCTCCGACTCAGGCAGAAACAAATTCCACAGCCCTTCAGCCTTGGCCTTGAGTTTGAGTTCTTCCATGATCGCCGTCGGCTGCCAGCGATCGCCTTCGGCGACCTGGCGCTCGAACACGGCTTCGGCCGGGTAAACGTAAGTGTCCATGAACGCGGTCACGCGCTCACGCAGTTCTTGCACCTTGGGCGAATAAGCGAAATCCATGAGCAATTACCTTTTTTCGGCAGGTTGTTTAAGTCATGCAATCGATGCTAGAACAGCGCTGATAATTTACCTAGCCTATTCTCGGCGTGTATAAACATTCATCACCGATATATGATTGGTTGATTTTCCTGGCCGCCCTGACCCGCGCCATCCACCTATAAAAAGAGAGCCGCGTAATGAATCTGAGCAAGGTCGACCTCAACCTTTTCATCGTCTTCGACGCGATCTACACAGAAGCCAACCTGACCCGCGCCGGGCAGATTGTCGGCATCACCCAACCAGCGGTGTCCAACGCATTGGCACGGTTGCGCGAGACCTTCAACGACCCGCTCTTCGTACGCACGGCCCAGGGCATGGTGCCAACACCCATGGCTCAGAACATCATCGGCCCGGTGCGCAACGCACTGTCGCTGCTGCGGGTATCGGTTCAGGAAAGCCGGATTTTCAACCCTTCGCAAGCGGTCAAGACTTACCGCATCAGCATGACCGACCTGACCGAAGCGGTGATTCTGCCGCCACTGTTCCAGCGCCTGCGTCGCCTGGCGCCGACGGTGATCATCGAAAGCTTCCTGTCCAAACGCCGGGAAACCACCAAGGAACTGGCCGCCGGACGTCTCGACTTTGCCGTGGATGCGCCGCTCAATACCGACCCGCAGGTGCGCCACGTCAAGCTGATGGAAGACCGTTACGTCTGCGCCATGCGCAAGGGCCATCCGCTGGCGACCAAGGAAAAATTCACTCTCGACGATTACCTGTCGCTGACCCACATTCATATTTCCAGCCGTCGCAGTGGCCTGGGCCATGTCGATCTGGCGCTGGGCAAAATGGGCATCCAGCGCAAGATCGCCCTGCGCTCGCAGCACTATCTGATGGCGTCCCAGGTGTTGCAGCAGACCGACATGGTGATGACCGTGCCTGAGCGTTTCGCCCGGCGCCATGACCTGCACGCGTTCAATCTGCCGGTCAACGATGTGCCACCGGTGGAAACCCATTTGTACTGGCACGAAAGCACCGATCAGGACCCGGCCAACCGCTGGATGCGCGAGCAGATGATCGAGCTGTGCCAGCAAGTGACAGCGCATGAGAAGAAGCTCGACAAGCTGCAGGCGCCCGCTACTTGACGTAAACGTCAACCTGCCATTAGCTTAGCGCCAAGACCCTTCTTCGAGCGCTTTCATGAGCAGCCAGACCTACAGCATTTCCGACCTCGCCCGCGAGCTGGACATCACCACCCGGGCGATCCGCTTCTATGAAGAACAAGGCCTGCTCAGCCCCGAGCGCCGAGGTCAGGAACGCATCTATTCGCCGCGCGACAAGGTCAGCCTGAAGCTGATCCTGCGGGGCAAGCGCATCGGTTTTTCTCTGGCCGAGTGCCGCGAGCTGATCGAGCTCTACGACCCCTCCAGCGGTAACACCAAACAACTCAACAGCATGCTGGCGAAAATCAGCGAGCGCCGGGAACAGCTCGAACAGCAACTGCTGGACATCGAACAGATGAAGCTGGAACTCGACACCGCCGAAGAACGCTGTGTGCAGGCGCTGGAGCAGACGCTCAAGAGTCAGCAAGTCGCGCAGTAGCCTCCCGACAATTACAACAGGTCAACGCCATGTCCCTCCCCTCCCAAGTACGCCTGATCGAAGTCGGCCCGCGTGACGGCCTGCAGAACGAAGCCCAACCCATCAGCGTTGCCGACAAGGTGCAACTGGTCGACGCGTTGAGCGCTGCCGGCCTCGGCTATATAGAGGTCGGTAGTTTCGTTTCGCCCAAGTGGGTGCCGCAGATGGCCGGTTCCGCCGACGTGTTCGCGCAGATCCAGCGCAAGCCCGGCGTGACCTACGGCGCACTGGCGCCGAACCTGCGCGGCTTTGAAGATGCGCTGGCCGCCGGGGTCAAGGAAGTCGCGGTGTTTGCGGCTGCGTCCGAAGCGTTCTCGCAGCGCAACATCAATTGCTCGATCAGCGAAAGCCTCGCACGGTTCGCGCCGATCATGGAGTCGGCGAAACAGCACGGCGTTACCGTGCGCGGTTACGTGTCCTGCGTGTTGGGTTGCCCTTATGAAGGTGAGGTCGCCCCGGAACAAGTCGCCATGGTCGCCCGCGAGTTGTACGCGATGGGCTGCTACGAAGTGTCGCTGGGCGACACCATCGGCACCGGCACCGCGGGCGCGACCCGCCGGCTGTTCGAAGTGGTCTCGAAGCAGGTGCCGCGAGAGAAACTCGCCGGCCACTTCCACGACACCTACGGCCAGGCCATGGCCAACATCTACGCCAGCCTGCTGGAAGGCATTGCGGTGTTCGACAGCTCGATCGCCGGCCTCGGCGGCTGCCCGTACGCCAAGGGCGCCAGCGGTAACGTCGCCACCGAGGATGTGGTGTACCTGCTCAACGGCCTGGGCATCGAGACCGGTATCGACCTCGGCGCCTTGATTGCTGCCGGCCAACAGATCAGTGCCGTGCTGGGTCGCCCGACCGGTTCGCGCGTGGCCAAGGCACGTAGCGCACAGTGAGGGCGAAGGTGTTACCGCTGTGTCCGAAACGTGGGCATAGGCGAGTAACACGGAAACAAATTGTCTGGTTTTGCCTGAAGGAAAAATCCTTCAAAAAACTCAAACCATTGATTTACAAGGGTTTTAAAAAGTTGGCACGGCTTCTGCTATCTCTATGGCATAACAAGAATAAAAAGCAGCAAACCAATAAAAATAAGACGTACCGACTCTGACATAACAAAAACAACACGGCAGAGACGCAGCTAACAGATTTTTTTGGAGAAGGTGTGCTTTTCAGGGTATTCCTCGGAATGACCCGCAACCGGGCAGAGAACAATAAAACTACCTTCAGGTAGCTCCCGAATCGGTTGGATCGCCTGGCGAGAAAGCAGATCAGCGCTCAAAAAAATACGTTTGCTCTTGACCCCGGATGGGGGTCGCCAAAAACAGCAGTAAAGGGTCACGGTTGCCAAAAACAACAACAGACCGCCCCTCAATAATAAAAAAGAGCACGCGACGACAAAATTAAAGGGGAGCTTCGGCTCCCCTTTGTGCTGTCTGGCTGTTCAAGACTGATCTAAACCATACCCCCAAAAGCGACATAACCCTGATCCATCCCAGGCTACCCGACAGCCTCGAAGCCATGGTTCGGAACGCCGTCGCCGCCACCCCCGACGACGCCAGCATCCAAATCATCGAAGCCGCCAGCATCGCACCCGAACCTACTGTCCGACATCCGCACCGCCCTCGAAACAGCTCTGCAACAAGGCCCCACCCTCAAACAATTCACCAACAACCTACAATCGCCCCTGCTAGCCCAAGGCTGGTGAGGTAAACCCATCATCGTCGACAGCGAAGGCGCCGCCCAACCCGCCTAATAAAAACCATCTACCAAACCAACATGCAAAGCGCCTACATGTCCGGCCGCAAACCGCCATGGAACAAACCACCCACACCCACCCGTACTGGATGCTCATCGCCATCCTCGACAGCAAAAAACGCCCTAGCCACCGCGAACTCCATGGCCAAGTCTTCCGCCACAACGACCCCATTTGGCAAACCATCTACCCACCCGACGACTTCAACTGCCGCCTCCGGGTCATCGCCCTGACCGAAGCCGCCATCAAACGCAAAGGCTTGACCGTCTAAACCAGCCAGGGCCAACCCATCACATTCCGTCCCGACCCCGGCTTCAACCACAGGTAGCTCAGAAGAGCGGAGTCTCACAGACAGGGCAAAGTGCCACTCATTGCCACCCAAACCCCCACCTGTCACCCTGCACGCCGTTCAAAGGACCAGGACAAGGAGTCAAGGATTGAGTGGCTACGTCCCCAACCCACCCAAGGGTTACCGCAACGCCGGCGTCGAACCCGTCGACATCAACGCCCAACACTGGGCGCAGTACAAAGACCTCCCGCCAGCACCAGACGCAAAGCCCGAAACCATGGGCTGCGTCTTTGCCAAAAGCTGCAACCTGCCCGACGGCGAAATCAACCACACCAACCCAGCTGGGTTCGTTCCCGTCGAAAAACTGGCTGACTACGGCCTATGGGCCGTGCTCGGCACGGCGGCAGCAGTTACCGCCGAAGGTACGCCACTGCAACTGGTCGGCGGTTCCGCAACCGGCAGCACCATCACCCAGCGGTTGGGCGGCTCACTTGCACTCAATCTGCTAGAGGGCGCTGGTACGTTAGCCGCCGGTGCAGTAGTAGGCACCGTCGCGCTGCTAATACCCAACACCAGCATCGCCCCCGACAGCGCCTTCTACAAAAACGATCAATACGCCACGCTCGACAGCGGTCGCACCCGCGTACGCGTCAACGTAAAAACACTGCCCGATGGCTCCGTAAACGCATACGGCTTCTACACCGGCGGCAAAAAGGACTGGGAAAATGTCCCTGTCATCAAAGCAGAAAAGGACGGAGAGAAATTCGTTGCCGACATAGGCAACGGCATAGGCCTCACCTGGACGCCAGCGACAAGCCCAGACGGCGTACTGGGTATTCCAGCACTAGAAGGCGCGCCCCAGCTGCCACCTGTATGGGTGTATCCACCGACAGCACAGTCGGACACACTCCTGGCCAACCCGGCACATCCCCCAGAGTTCCAGGATGCAATCATCTGGTTCCCCGATGACGCAGGCCTAGAGCCCATCTACATCGTGCTCAGCACGCAGCTTGAGAAGAACAAACAAAAAGGCAAGGCGTTTGAAGAAGCGTCCTTCGAAGAGTTCAGCAAGACAAAACCTGAAGCCGCCCGTGAGGTCACAGTCAAAACCGACAGCGGAGTCCGTACCCGCATTGATATGATGGGCCGCGATGCCGAAGGCAATATTTCATGCGTTGAGTGCAAATCTTCAGAAACAGCGCCGCTCACCCGCAACCAGAAACTCGGCTTTCCAGAAATTGAAAAGTCCGGCGCGACCGTCGTCGGCAAAGGCAAACCCGGCTTCACCGGAGGCACCAGAATTCCACCCACCAGAGTCGACATCATTCGACCTGACCCGACCCTCTGAGGGAGCAGACATGTCCATCACAGAAACAAAAGTCGTCGACATCATCGCAGTACCCGAGTGGGAGCCCGACAACGTCATACTTGTCATCACCGACCATCTCGAATGGGGTGACAAAGCCCAACAAGGCGAGCACCTGTTGTTGCTTCAAGAGAAGATCAACACCTACATCGCCTTCATTGAGAGCGGCGAACTGCTGGAAAGCTACCCGCCAGCCAAAGGCAAAAGTCCGAAAATTCGCGTCAATGGCCTGTACCAACTTCCCGAGCAGGGCGAGATTTTCATTGATCGTGTTACCGAGGTGCTGAAAGGCGTGGGCATTGGAATGGAGTTTGTGCTCAAAGACGACTCAGCAATTCGGCACTAATTTGGGGGATAGGTTGAATTACGCTAGGACATTAATGGCTCAGCGCATCTCTCCGAAACTCAAAATTCGATCCATCTGGTTTCCTGACGACGTGGGCCTTGATCCGATTTAGATCGTGCTCAGCAGGCAATCAAAGAA from Pseudomonas allokribbensis encodes the following:
- a CDS encoding S-type pyocin domain-containing protein; translation: MSGYVPNPPKGYRNAGVEPVDINAQHWAQYKDLPPAPDAKPETMGCVFAKSCNLPDGEINHTNPAGFVPVEKLADYGLWAVLGTAAAVTAEGTPLQLVGGSATGSTITQRLGGSLALNLLEGAGTLAAGAVVGTVALLIPNTSIAPDSAFYKNDQYATLDSGRTRVRVNVKTLPDGSVNAYGFYTGGKKDWENVPVIKAEKDGEKFVADIGNGIGLTWTPATSPDGVLGIPALEGAPQLPPVWVYPPTAQSDTLLANPAHPPEFQDAIIWFPDDAGLEPIYIVLSTQLEKNKQKGKAFEEASFEEFSKTKPEAAREVTVKTDSGVRTRIDMMGRDAEGNISCVECKSSETAPLTRNQKLGFPEIEKSGATVVGKGKPGFTGGTRIPPTRVDIIRPDPTL
- a CDS encoding acyl-CoA dehydrogenase codes for the protein MDFAYSPKVQELRERVTAFMDTYVYPAEAVFERQVAEGDRWQPTAIMEELKLKAKAEGLWNLFLPESELGAGLTNLEYAPLAEIMGRSLLGPEPFNCSAPDTGNMEVLVRYANEEQKQRWLEPLLRGEIRSAFAMTEPDVASSDATNMAARAVRDGDEWVINGKKWWTSGACDPRCKILIFMGLSNPDAPRHAQHSMILVPVDTPGVKIVRPLPVFGYDDAPHGHAEVLFDNVRVPYENVLLGEGRGFEIAQGRLGPGRIHHCMRSIGMAERALELMCKRSVSRTAFGKPLARLGGNVDKIADSRMEIDMARLLTLKAAYMMDTVGNKVAKSEIAQIKVVAPNVALRVIDRAIQIHGGAGVSNDFPLAYMYAMQRTLRLADGPDEVHRAAIGKFEIGKYVPKEMLRSER
- a CDS encoding DUF6572 domain-containing protein, producing MSITETKVVDIIAVPEWEPDNVILVITDHLEWGDKAQQGEHLLLLQEKINTYIAFIESGELLESYPPAKGKSPKIRVNGLYQLPEQGEIFIDRVTEVLKGVGIGMEFVLKDDSAIRH
- a CDS encoding MerR family transcriptional regulator, whose protein sequence is MSSQTYSISDLARELDITTRAIRFYEEQGLLSPERRGQERIYSPRDKVSLKLILRGKRIGFSLAECRELIELYDPSSGNTKQLNSMLAKISERREQLEQQLLDIEQMKLELDTAEERCVQALEQTLKSQQVAQ
- a CDS encoding hydroxymethylglutaryl-CoA lyase, producing MSLPSQVRLIEVGPRDGLQNEAQPISVADKVQLVDALSAAGLGYIEVGSFVSPKWVPQMAGSADVFAQIQRKPGVTYGALAPNLRGFEDALAAGVKEVAVFAAASEAFSQRNINCSISESLARFAPIMESAKQHGVTVRGYVSCVLGCPYEGEVAPEQVAMVARELYAMGCYEVSLGDTIGTGTAGATRRLFEVVSKQVPREKLAGHFHDTYGQAMANIYASLLEGIAVFDSSIAGLGGCPYAKGASGNVATEDVVYLLNGLGIETGIDLGALIAAGQQISAVLGRPTGSRVAKARSAQ
- a CDS encoding LysR family transcriptional regulator, giving the protein MNLSKVDLNLFIVFDAIYTEANLTRAGQIVGITQPAVSNALARLRETFNDPLFVRTAQGMVPTPMAQNIIGPVRNALSLLRVSVQESRIFNPSQAVKTYRISMTDLTEAVILPPLFQRLRRLAPTVIIESFLSKRRETTKELAAGRLDFAVDAPLNTDPQVRHVKLMEDRYVCAMRKGHPLATKEKFTLDDYLSLTHIHISSRRSGLGHVDLALGKMGIQRKIALRSQHYLMASQVLQQTDMVMTVPERFARRHDLHAFNLPVNDVPPVETHLYWHESTDQDPANRWMREQMIELCQQVTAHEKKLDKLQAPAT
- a CDS encoding phage minor head protein, coding for MEQTTHTHPYWMLIAILDSKKRPSHRELHGQVFRHNDPIWQTIYPPDDFNCRLRVIALTEAAIKRKGLTV